Genomic window (Alligator mississippiensis isolate rAllMis1 chromosome 4, rAllMis1, whole genome shotgun sequence):
AAAggaaggctggggtggagggaactTGAAGCATTGCTACCAGTCAGTGCCCATGACCACAAGCAAGGAAAGTGACGGCAGTGGCTTTACACATGTGAACATGGCTAGTGTGAAAAGTCAAGGAGCCTGACACACTGGGAAATCCTAACAGAGATGCGGGatctgcttgtttgtttttaaatcctttgaaatcctcctttcccctcccttgctCCCTCACACCCCCACCCTGATCCTCCCTTCTCAGGTAAGACGAggcaaacaagaaaacaaaagacagaTGGGAAAGCAGCCTGTGGGGTGGCTGaggacagacagacggacagaccccagctgggctgtgggagcTGCGTTTGGTGATGTTTCTCCTGTAGCCATGCATCTCCCAGCATGGaaggcacaggggtgggggagatcagggctggggtgcaggggagccccagggcagGCCAAGGGCAATGAGAGCACACAGCCCTTCCTGGGGAATGGCTGCCCAGTGGGCAGGATGCTGCAGGGGGCTAGGACAGCACATAGGGTCAGGATGTCAGGGGCAGACCATGAACCCCTCCACACCTCACTGGTTACAATggtgctccctcctgcagccctgctcAATCTGTCCCCTCCTCACTGCCCCAAAGGGCTCTGTAAACCCCTCCCAGCCCAACTCCCTGTGTCTAGTAAGTGCCATTTGGGAGGGCTTTtcaccccccactcctgcccccacgTTCCTCTCTCCACTGCTCCCCTGAGTTGCAGAGAATCAAGGCGTTAAGGTGGCCAGCTGAGCAGAGACTGTGAGCTACACACTGGCATGATATAGCTGGGGGATGGTATATAGTGCCCTATAGGTATATACAGAACAGACTGGGTGGCAGTATAAGTGCAGTGGGGGGTGAGAAAAGGGGTCTGCTCTGTGGAAAACTGCAGCCCCCATGGGGAGTGGCGTAGGTGGGGCTCAGCACCTGGCCCCTCCCGGGTGGGCTGTAGAAGTGAGGACTTCTCTGAGGCAAATGCCATGGGGCACACTCGTGGATTGGTCTAGGGATGATGGGCCCTGTCCTCAGAGACaaggagcagcaggcagtgggacagAAACTCTGGCAGGGTGGAGCTTGGCACACTCCTCTGGTTGGGCCATGCTGTGTTCGGTTTGGGAGAAGTCCAACATTTCGGCACCGTTTTAAAAACAGAAGCAGTTCAACTCTGAAGGGTGCTGCTGTGGTTCATGGGAGTGGGAGTCCAGGGGCCTACAGATCCCATTCTCTATGGGCTTGGCTCTCTTGCCAGACTACAACTCCCAGGATGTATCATCCTCTCTCCATCAGAGGAGTCTCTGCCTGTGGTGCATCATGGGAGATGTAGTCAGGGCAGGAGGCCCATCCTATAGAGAATGGGAGCTTAGGTGCCCAAACTACAACCCCAAGGTGGCACCAGGACACTGCCCCTTAAATCAACAGACCATGTTTGCTGGGTGTTTGATGCCTTGACAAAATATTGAAACTCCCTGCATTTTGCTTTGCTTAGCTGAGAACCCAGTTATCTGCTGCAAAATGGTTTCAATTGATAATTACCAACCTCAAGGGCACCTGctccagagccccccacccctcccccatggtTGATTCACCTTTGGGAAACCATCTCAGAACCACGGCCTTTGGCGGAGGAGAGACATTGCAAGGGGAGACACAGGTGCATGGGATGCAGAGGGGGGGCACTGGGGTTTCagggcagccctgcccaccccatctAGCCCAAGAGGTAGATGGGCCAAAGCGGAGAGTTTGTGGGGAGAAGTCCCCCAAGGAAACTGCCAGCCCCACCTCAGAGTCCTGATTCTccggtgtggtgggggggtgaggaACGGGGAAAGGATGGGCATTCTCCAGCAGTCAGACCTTGCAGCCCTAGCACTGGGGTTGGCTGGCACTCTGGCTCCAAGCCCTGCAGTGCGATGAAACCCCCCGCCCCCATGGGCCATCAAGGCGCCCCCCTGAAATGACCCTATCCACTGCCCACTGGACGCTCCCTCTTTTCCTAAAAAAAGTGCATTTGGCGTTCACACTCGGCTCTGTGACCCCCCCGCGTCCAGGAACATCCCCCACTAATAATTTAATAGCTTTTCTCTTTTCAAAGTGCAGTTAGTTCATATTTTAGCCTCTCAGGGAGGGaataaatgctaaaaaaaataaggaacaaaagaagaagaaaaaaatgctaagagaaaataatcaaaggaaACCCTCTGTCGTCTGGGACTGTCCTGTGCAAACAAAAACAATGAACAAAGTCCTTGCAACGAGAGAGGTTCCTTCAGGGGAAGCCACGAGGTATCAGctgagcccagtgccagggagacGACAGGACGGAGAATGCCAcatgtgtggagggaggggggggcagggacatatTTTTCCTGCAATTGGGTTGAAATCGGGGCTATTTTTCCACCCCTGCCATCCCCCCCAGAATAGAGGGGTTGACAGGAAGTGGCATCCAGGTTGCgatttctttccccttctcctccgATCCAATGcctacaccctccccccaccccccagcccaagTTTTGTGTGGTCTAAAGCCACGTGTGATACAAGTTttagcccctctcctcccccaatcccacccccccacccccattgagAAACGGCAGCGGCCCTGCCCCCCGGCAGGGTGCCTGTTGCGCTGCTCGCTGACGCCCACGCgcgatattaggaaaaaaaaaaacccaacaaaacaaatgaacaaattaaAATGTGTCCAGGAGGTGCCAGGGCGGGGCTCTTGCCCAAGTCctagccccgccccctgctctcacccttccccctccccgtcTGCCCTAGACTTCCTGATCCTCGAAGACCTCGAGGAAGAGGGGTGGGAAAAGCTCAGTGGGGCACTCCACCTTCATGTGCAGGAAGCGGCTGGCGTGGCAGGCACCAATCATGCGCAAGTCGGTCACCTTCATCAGCAGCTTGGGCCAGAAGTGGGGAATGTTGTGTTTGCGATAGTTGATGTAGTGTTCAAACGCCAGCAGGTATGTCTCTTGGCTTTTCTCAATCTTGTCGATGCAGAGCAGCCCGGTGCGGTCTGAGGAGGGATGGACAGGCATCAGGTGTGGGCCATGTGGCAACATGTAATGGGCGTCTGGactcccagcagcccctcatTCCCTATGAACACCCACGCTGCTCCCTCCCACCAGTATCTATGTCCATCTGTCTCTTGCTTGGGTTGTGCTGTGGGCCCAAGCACTGGGTAGGCTCCCAGTGTGGCACATGCTTATACGTGGCCACTGGCAGAGCCTCATGCATGTTGCACccaggggctttttcccccataaCCCAGACCCTGACTCTAGAGCAAAGGGAGCACTCCCTTGGCTGGCACTATAATGGGGAAGAGATCTAGGAGCCATTatggacagtttgctaaaaacatcagcttagtgctcagcagccatcaaaaaggcaaaaaaaaaatgttaggagTTGTTATGAAGGGAACTGCAAACAAAATTGAAAGTATCATCATGCCCCTTTATTAAACCATAGTGCATCCACCCCTTGAATACTCTGCCCATTTCtagtccccacacctcaaaaaggatacaAAAGAACTAGAGAATGTCCACAGAAGGGCAAAAAgaatgattagtggtatggaggagcttccatatgaggagagactacagaggccaggcctgttcagtttagaaaagagatgcttgagggaggGACATGACAGTGATTTACAAAATAGTCAATAGCGAAGAGAAAGTAATTgggaatttattatttactctctctcacaaGACAAGAACTAAGGGTGCCAAAATGAAAcaagtaggtagtaagtttaaaactaacaaaaagaaattgtttttcacaCTGTGTGTCATTCAAGTGTGGAACCCATTGTCACAAGAGATTGTGGAAGCTGATAGTTTAGCCAGATTTTGAAAGGGATTGGATAAAttttgggaggaaaggggcatcagtagctattgagcatgggagctagggatatagcctctgaatcagaatttcctagaccttaaaCCCTAGAGGCTGCAACTGAGAGAGGAACAgtagaaaaaaccctggtcactctccctttcagcatctgctctctgccactgagTGACACAGGATCCTGGGCAAAATGGATctatggtctgactcagtaaatgtTCTATGTTCTTATGGTACCAATAGTAGGTGCTTTACCCTCCTTTTAGGCACTGAGTTGATGCATCTTTCACAGAGGGCactggggggagccaggggccagagctgaGGTCCAGGCTGCCATCTCAAGCTTCAGCTGAACCATTATAAAGGATAGGGAGGAaccacccagctgcaggagccacacTAGTGTCTGGCCAGGTGCATGTTGAGAATATCTGCccctaccctgcagcagcagggtgcaggtggGCGCAGGTTGGGTGCGGTGGGGGAGGTGGTAAAGGGCCGGCTGTTACCTGAGGACATGAGCAACACTGCCTGGAGAAGCGCAACTTCAGTGTCGTCCAGGTTGAAGGCAGAGAGCGACTTGCCCAGGTCAAAGATGGCGTCTGACACCACACCCAGCCCACCATTCTTCAGCTGCTCCCGCTTGACGGCCATCTCGCCGCTCAGCGTCAGAGTCTCGCTTTCAGGGTCGTAGCGCACTGCTGCTCTCAGGGACATGATCTCCATACAGCAGCCCTTCAGCAGGATGATCTGGTCTTCACAAGGCAGCTGCGCACAAGGCACATAGGAGGGTCAGATGTGGGGGGGGCAGACATCCTCTTTTCCTGACCCAaggccctgcctctcccccgcTGTCTCCTTCCATTTGTCCGCTCCTTCCAACCCTCTTCCCAACCCCTCACTCTATCCCTTCTATCAAGACCCTTCTCACCTTCCCACAAGCCCCTCTTCCAACCCCCCATCCCCAACTGTGCTCTCCACCCCTCTCCTACCTCCGCAAACATGGGCAGTTTTTTGGCAAAGTCCACCACGCGGGTGATGGCCGGGGTGATGATTTTTGTAAACTCGCTGAATGCTTCCAGGTCGACCTTGTCCCCATCAGGCATTGAAGCCATGGGAGACTGGCCAATGTCTTCAGGCTGCAGGGAAGGATAGCACTGCATGTTAGCGGCCTGCCAGCCACGCACCTgactgctggctgggaccctcttcCCAGCCTGTCCCCCCTCCAAGCCTTTTAGGGAAGAGAAACAGGCCTCAACAGTCCCTGGGAGAGGACTGAGGGGGATAAGGCCATCTCCACACCCCCAGCTCCATCTATCCAAGAGAAACCTCCCTTGTGGTGGGTGTATGCCAGGATTAGGGAGAGGGGAGGTGAAAGAGACACAGGAGGAGACTTTGATTACACCCCTGAGTAGAGGCTGAGTTGGGGAGAATTCATCTGTCATACACCCAATAAGCAGCTGAtctgggaagagaacccaggtgtcctgactctACCCCTTTCCCCTTCCAGAGCCAGGGAGAAAGCCAAGCATCCTGACTCCCAGTCCCCTGGTGCAACCACTAGACCCTTTTCCCCttgcagagctgggaaaagaacTCAGTAGTCCTGGTATCCCTTtcctgcatccccctgctccaCCTTGCCAACAGTGAAGCTCAATTCACAGGCTTCCCTTGGGCTCCAGGGACACCCAAGAGCTGCAACCAGGAGGGGGAGCTCCTTCCCTAGCCAAGCCCCAGCCACATGAGGGAGACCAGGGGAGACTTCCTTCCCTTCCGGCCCatctgctggggggagggatgggggggacaCAGTGCAGCTGTCCCATTCATTCACCAGGCACTAGGAGATTTAACCCTTCACAAGCttcaaggcagcagcagggtggggcaggggttgttAGCTGCAACAGTGGCAAGTCCTTCCCTGGGGTgatggcatggggctggaggcTTCTTCCTttcagtggtgggggggtggggatttgtGTCTTCTCCCACTATTCCCAGTACATCAGGGTTCAGTGCAGACCCTCATGCTGTGATCCCCAGCTAAATCCTCACTGAGCACAGCAACAGAGCTGGgaatggaacccaggagtcccagctccgtcccctgctctaaccactagattCCATGTCCCTTCCATTACTGGGAAGAGAATCCGGGAGACCTGGCTTCCACTCCTGTGACCATGCTGCATCTTCTCCCCAGGTCCTGAACCCCAGGCTAATGGCTGGCGCAGTGTACACGTCTGGTAGGACTGCAGTGTTTGTGTGCCTGGGTCCTTTCCCACTTCCTGCCACAAGGAGGTGTTCTCTTCCACCCCTAAGATTCTCCAAGACACCCAtgagctgggactgggactcCATGTCTTTAGCCTTAAAGTCATGGGTTCGAATCCAGAATGGGACagcagggccagaaggcagccACAGCCCAGGAGTGCTTTGGTGGCCCATGAATGAAATACAGTTTCTGGGACTTGGTCCAGTTTGTAGCAGCTGTCATAAAGCCCCTCCCTCCTCACTGGCCTGAATGCAAGGTGGACCAAGGGTGCCCTGAATCCCTAAGCAGTCCCATCCCTGTGATGGTGGGGCATGGGAAAGGGtcacagaagcagggaggagtCGTGAGGTCTACAGTCTACTGTCCATGGATGAGGACCCCAAATTTCTATCACCCTGGTATTGTGGCTCTGACACCCCATGGGAGCAGGACAGCACTGCCTCAGTGGAAGGGGAGTTGAATGCAACAGCTGCAGATGCTAATCCACACGCATTTGACACCTGAATGAACTCACAGATTTGCCCCAGTGACAGAGCAAAGGAAAAGGACAAAAGTAACCCTCAGCTACTGCCAGCAATGGCTCCACACTGCAGGGAGAGCCAAGTACACTTGCACACACGTAACAACAGGTGTATTAGCAGGCCTTGCACGATGGGCAAGGGCATGCACGTGTGACAGGGGAAGGGGTTTGCAGAGTGGGTGAAGGTATGTACATGAGCAACCCTGCACACGTGTGCAATGAAGAAGTGCAGCTTGTGGCCTGGGTGTGGGTCCGCATCAGGTGAGTGGGAGTTGTGCCCTCACCAGGAATTTCCGTTTCTGTTTCCAGTGGCTGCCCTGGGCATTGGTGCTGCGATGCGCCTCAGTCACTACGTGGATCAGCTCCCACTCCTCGGCACTGGGCTCCGGGCGGTGCTGCAGGGACTTGATCATCTCCTCCTTGCGCCGCCGCTCCCGGTTCTCCTCAATCAGCTTCCTCTTGGCTACCCTCTTGGAGTCATCCAACACCACTGGGGatggcagaggcagagaaggggcATGAATACATGTGGTGGCTGTGGCTCCCTGCACCCAGAATTTGGCAGCACACAGAAGCATCAGTGATTGGACAAGGCACCACAGCATGTGACCTGTGGACAGGACAGGTTCCAACCCACCAGGACAAGGTATCTCAGGCTGGGTTAGCCCCTCCAGGAGCTGGTGTCACCTATGGGGCCTAGTTCTAAGTGGAATACTGCTAGGTGGGAGCAGCAAGGGGGCCTGAGAACATCCATGCTAGAGACTGGAGATGGTGCCATCAGGTGTGGGGAGCTCTGCTCCTTCCTGTGCTGTAGAAGTCACAGAACATAACCCCTGCAGCCTCTGACACTgccctcccctcatccccccaCCCTTCTCCATAAGTGTCCTCCATGCATTCAATCCTTGTTGCCCCATACAGCCCTCTCCACCCAtgcccactccctccttccccattcATTCATATGCCCATGCCCACACAGGTAACAGAGGCATGATCCTAGAGGTCTCTAGAGTGCGGCAGACTGAGATATGACAGGATCCAGTGAGTAGGTGTTGAAGCCACCCTGAGGCCCTTACAGTCCATGGCCATGCCCACAGAGATGCACTTCTTGAAGCGGCACAGCTGGCACTGGTTGCGGGTGATCTTGTCGATGATGCAGCAGCCATCATATTTGCAGGAGTAGGTGGGGTGCAGGTTCTTCTGGATGGTCCGTCGGAAAAAGCCCTGTGGGAAGCGAGACAGGTCCCAGTGAGCCTCCTGCTCGGTTGGCCCAACACTCAGGCAGAGTCCTCTGCAGAGCATGCTGTCCTTGGCCACACCACTGTCCACCCCTTgttctggggggagggtggggagtggggggggaggaggcatcCATGTATTGTGAGAGCTGCTGGACTCTGAGCTCTGGCAATCCTGTTCCAGacagaggcagtgctgggtgggAGAGGGCTGTACTGTATGTGTTTGCGCCCAGCCACATCCTCCGCTGCCTCCTTGGGAGGGCAAGTAAACAAGGGTCACCACTGCCCAGCTCTGGCCGAGGGAGACAGATCCTGTGCTCAGGGTGAGGAGCAATGTTCTGACCTTTGGGGCAAATACCAATGACCTCTAGAATCCCTGAGGAACCTTGCCCAGCATCCAGACCTGGCAAGGAAGGAAGGGGGATGCAAAGGGCTGGTGACTTCTTGTTAACTGACACACAGTGCtgccagggctaggggcagaacaCAGAATCGCTACGTCACAGCATACTGCTCTAACTAAACCATCCAGATCTCTCTAGACTAGGAGCCTACTGACAGAGTGGGAATAGCATGATAggaaaagggggagagagaggaaaagacatGGAGGTCTGTGCGTTTGTCAGGACTGGTTAGGAGCTGTTTGGAGGTTTGGGTGAATGTCTTTGGTTGCTGAAAACAGCTTTACCAAGTTGCCCTAAGTTTTGCCAATGATTTTCCAACCAACCCTCGCAcctacctgcccccacccagccctggttTGTGCCTACATGGATTGATCAAGTGCCTCCTGTACATATGCAAGGAGCCAAACACTGCCCTAGCTGTCAGCCAAACTCATGCACCAGTGTCTATTGAGATCTAGTGCTGGAAGTAGCTGTGCAGGTCCTGGTCACTCATCAGGCATCAGCATCCCTGACAAAATCCATCTGTCTTGGTTTTGGCATGTATGCACAGACAGACACCCTGGCCAAGCTGTGCGACTCCTGCTCCCCATCCCGACTTTGGACACAGACGCCCCTTGCGGGGCACCTGGTGAATTCCCCAGCTGtttgtgagggagggaaggaggctttctgtttcccaccccctgcctcccccacttccctcactgctgctcctgAACCTGAATGATGGCTTttagggaaggggagcagggagggagaagaatttTCTTCAGTCACTCCCAGGAGATGGGGCTGCAGATGAGTGCTGCACAAGAGACAcaagctgccccctgcccccaggactaGGCTCAGGGTGGAAAATCCTCAGAAGCTGGAAAGGCTCCATCTCTGACCAGGCTCTTGCCCTGATCTTACCTCCTTGATGCAGGAGCTCCCTGTGACCTAGCCTAATGCTAGGTGAGTCCTAATGGCAGGCTAAGAGCAAGAGGCACATGGAGACCTCAGTGCCCATCTACAGGGCACCTCCTGCTTGACTGAGACAAGAAAACCCATCCCACAATCCCTAGCAACCAAGGTCATGCAGCAAATTGggaatggaacccaggtgtcctggccatCTTTCATTCCAGTTGGGAAGCCCCTGCCCTTGTGCCCCATGGTGGGGTCACGCCAGGCATCTCACACCTGGTGCTGTCAGTAGCTTGAATAGAGAAGCCAGTGCTAAAAGCAGGCCTGGAGGAGGCCTCCAGCATGGTCCCTGATCAGGCCTCATGGCAAAAAAGCCCCACATATAGCCCTGGGCTAAAACTAGGGGGCAATTGCTCTTCCAGCAATGACATGCAGCTGCTTTTGGGATGCAGCATAGAGGCTGCTTGAGGGCTGCAGAGCAATGCCTACCTAATGATTTAGGGCAGAAGTGAAGAGAGATCCCTGGTCTGCCTTGAGTGATGATGGCACACCTCCCTTCTGCACCATGCTGTGGCACTGGAGTCAGCAGTGACtaagagggggcaggggccccTACAGAGCTCCTGTTCTATGCAGTA
Coding sequences:
- the THRA gene encoding thyroid hormone receptor alpha isoform X3, yielding MSGYIPSYLDKDEQCVVCGDKATGYHYRCITCEGCKGFFRRTIQKNLHPTYSCKYDGCCIIDKITRNQCQLCRFKKCISVGMAMDLVLDDSKRVAKRKLIEENRERRRKEEMIKSLQHRPEPSAEEWELIHVVTEAHRSTNAQGSHWKQKRKFLPEDIGQSPMASMPDGDKVDLEAFSEFTKIITPAITRVVDFAKKLPMFAELPCEDQIILLKGCCMEIMSLRAAVRYDPESETLTLSGEMAVKREQLKNGGLGVVSDAIFDLGKSLSAFNLDDTEVALLQAVLLMSSDRTGLLCIDKIEKSQETYLLAFEHYINYRKHNIPHFWPKLLMKVTDLRMIGACHASRFLHMKVECPTELFPPLFLEVFEDQEV
- the THRA gene encoding thyroid hormone receptor alpha isoform X2; the encoded protein is MEQKPSTLDSQSEPEDTRWPDGKRKRKSSQCSVKSSMSGYIPSYLDKDEQCVVCGDKATGYHYRCITCEGCKGFFRRTIQKNLHPTYSCKYDGCCIIDKITRNQCQLCRFKKCISVGMAMDLVLDDSKRVAKRKLIEENRERRRKEEMIKSLQHRPEPSAEEWELIHVVTEAHRSTNAQGSHWKQKRKFLPEDIGQSPMASMPDGDKVDLEAFSEFTKIITPAITRVVDFAKKLPMFAELPCEDQIILLKGCCMEIMSLRAAVRYDPESETLTLSGEMAVKREQLKNGGLGVVSDAIFDLGKSLSAFNLDDTEVALLQAVLLMSSDRTGLLCIDKIEKSQETYLLAFEHYINYRKHNIPHFWPKLLMKVTDLRMIGACHASRFLHMKVECPTELFPPLFLEVFEDQEV
- the THRA gene encoding thyroid hormone receptor alpha isoform X1 codes for the protein MWPPQGLCLPICRAGIRRPARLPRHGAPWARAPVGSSSRWPDGKRKRKSSQCSVKSSMSGYIPSYLDKDEQCVVCGDKATGYHYRCITCEGCKGFFRRTIQKNLHPTYSCKYDGCCIIDKITRNQCQLCRFKKCISVGMAMDLVLDDSKRVAKRKLIEENRERRRKEEMIKSLQHRPEPSAEEWELIHVVTEAHRSTNAQGSHWKQKRKFLPEDIGQSPMASMPDGDKVDLEAFSEFTKIITPAITRVVDFAKKLPMFAELPCEDQIILLKGCCMEIMSLRAAVRYDPESETLTLSGEMAVKREQLKNGGLGVVSDAIFDLGKSLSAFNLDDTEVALLQAVLLMSSDRTGLLCIDKIEKSQETYLLAFEHYINYRKHNIPHFWPKLLMKVTDLRMIGACHASRFLHMKVECPTELFPPLFLEVFEDQEV